A window of Gimesia sp. genomic DNA:
GATGCCAGCCAGCTCGGCATCCCGCTCCAGCAGCAGCCCCTGATTGCGTTGGCAACCGGCCTGGCCGTTTGTGAAACACTCGAGAAACAGGCCCCCGCACATCGGCTCCAACTCAAGTGGCCTAATGATATCTTCCTCGCAGGCAAAAAGATCTGTGGCATTCTGGTTGAAACCACTGCCAGTCAACCCGGCCGCATTGTCATCGGCGTGGGCGTCAATCTCAATAACTCGTTCCTCTCCGCCGAAGCCGAACTGCAGTCGCGAGGTACCTCGCTCTACGAAACGACCGGACAGAAGTTCCCACTCGCCTCCACGCTGATCGATCTCATCAACGCCATCGAAAACCGGCTCTACGATGTCGCGGGTGACCGCGGCGAACTCATGCCCGCCTGGCGACAATACTGCCTGCTCACCGGACGAGACATTCGCATTAACACCGGACGCGAAATCCGGGAAGGCACCTGCCTCGAAGTCGACGACGAAGGTTACCTGATCCTGCAGACCGAGACCGGCCGCGAACGCATTATCAGCGGCACCATCGAACACTTTTAAAGAATCGCCTCCGCCATGAAAAAACTTCTCATCTATCCCGCCATCGACGCCAGACGACTCACCCGCCTCGAGAGCATTTCGAACGAACTCGAAGTCGTCAACGCGCAGAATCTGGATGAAGCGCTGACCGAAATCAAAGATGCCCACGCTTTCTTCGGCAAGATCACTCCCGAACTGCTGGCCGCGGCTGAAAAACTGGAATGGGTGCAGTCCCCCACTGCCAGCCTGGAACACTACATTTTTCCCGAACTGGCCGACCACCCCTGCCAGCTCACAAACATGCGCGGCCTGTTCTACGATGTCATCGCCGACCATGTGCTCGGCTTCGTGCTCTGCTTCGCCCGCAACCTGCATCGCTACATTCGTCAACAGTCCCATTCGGTCTGGCAACCCATCGGCGGCACTGCGGGAAAACCCGACTTCGTCACCGGACCGGGGCAGGTCAGCGAAGTCGACCGCAGCCACATGCACCTCTCGGACTGCACCCTGGGCGTAGTCGGTGCCGGCTCGATCGGTTCCGAAGTCTGCCACCGCGCAGCCGCCTTCGGCATGCGAGTCTGCGCCGTCGATCCCCTCATCCGTGAAGTTCCCGGCGCCGTCGATGAAGTCTGGGACCTCGATCGGCTCAAAGATCTGCTCACCATCAGCGACTTCGTCGTCATCGCAGCGCCGCATACACCGCAGACCGAAAAACTGTTCCGCACGCCCCAGTTCCAGCAGATGAAGAACTCCGGATACCTGATCAACATCGGCCGCGGCGCGATCGTCGATCTGCAGGACCTGACCATCGCACTGCAGAAAGGCGACATCGCTGGAGCCGGTCTGGATGTTTTCGAAGTCGAACCCCTGCCCGCAGACCATCCCCTCTGGCAGATGGAGAACGTCATCATTACACCGCACATCGCCGCCGCTTCGACGCGCGTCCCCGAAAGACACCTGGAAACGCTGCTGGAGAACATCCGCTGTTTCATCAACGGCCAGCCCTTCATCACTCTGGCCAACAAACGGCTCTGGTTCTGAATGAATTCGACTGCACAGCGAACCACCCTGTGGTTTCAGGCAGTGCTCCTGCTGACTGCTGAAGAAACTGCCCTTGATCGACGTCTGCCGAAGCGTATGCTCTTCTCTTCTGGCTCGCGCGCGAGGCAGCTCAGCGTGCACCGGAACACGAGACACCACTGATGCAAAGACACCTGAATCCGCACCGCTTTTCACCAGATTTTCACGAGAGCAATCAGAACACATGCGAAATGTTCCCCCCATCTTGTTCAGGGCAGACCAGGACAGACTCCGGTCAGACAGGGACAAAATCCAGGTCACACCAGGACAAAATCCGGCCACATCGGGACAAAATTCTGTCTTGACCTCCCGGTGCCTTTCGACAGAATCAGACCCATGATCAAAACCGGATGTAGGGGCAGAGCCTGTGTGCCTGCCCGCCTGGCGACCTTCCACTCGAAACAACTTCCAATGGACATCCATTAACAATTCCCCCCTGAGCGGCAAGACGCCCGGTAGCGTTTATTAAATAGTTTTCTACGTGATCATGAGGTCGACAGCGTCAGCTATGTAAGTATCCACCGTGGCCGAAGGTATGCTGTTACTCTTGTTTTCAGGACTTCAACAGCAGAAAAGAAAATGAGCCGCAGCGCATTAGCCCGGGTTGAAACGTCTTAGGTATGAATCGTTCGAATTCAGAAACGCGACACGGCCACAGACAACGCGATCCGCAAATAGCACAAAGAGAAATCCTACGCATCGGCACCAGCGAGGACAGAGAAAATAAAACCAGTGCTGATCCAACACCAGTGAAAAGCAATGATCGCGCGCAGTGTTTAATGAACAACGCGCCGGGTGGTCTCGGATACAATCCGAGATTGCTGCAGGCAACAGGAGATCACAGCACCGGGTGCCACAGTTGGCTTGTCCAACTGTGCTCGTCCAATGCCCTATCACACTCACCCACCGTGAGCGGCAAGGCGCCAGGTAGCGTTTATTAAATAGTTTTCTACGTGATCATAAGGTCGACAGCGTTAGCTATGTAAGTATCCTCCGTGGCCGAGGGTATGCTGTTACTTTTGTTTTCAGGACTTCAACAGCAGAAAAGAAAATGAGCCGCAGGGCATTAGCCCCGGTTGAAACGTCTTTGGTATAAATCATCCGAATTAAGAAACGCTACCTGGCCGCCGGCAAAAAGGAAGACGCAGATCCCAAAATCAGCAGCGAGCGCTATTCCACTCACAGCACCAGGGTAGGCCCGAATAAAATTCGGGCCGAGCGCAGCGAGCAGGAAAGCGACAGTGCAACAGTCCGATTTCAAGAAAAAAACCAACCAGAATTAG
This region includes:
- a CDS encoding biotin--[acetyl-CoA-carboxylase] ligase gives rise to the protein MLPFTAEDLKAVRTETFIEHLDYFESLASTNSWALNTHCTPSPAARDTSLPALVLTGNQTAGRGRGNNAWWSTEGGLTFSLVVDASQLGIPLQQQPLIALATGLAVCETLEKQAPAHRLQLKWPNDIFLAGKKICGILVETTASQPGRIVIGVGVNLNNSFLSAEAELQSRGTSLYETTGQKFPLASTLIDLINAIENRLYDVAGDRGELMPAWRQYCLLTGRDIRINTGREIREGTCLEVDDEGYLILQTETGRERIISGTIEHF
- a CDS encoding D-2-hydroxyacid dehydrogenase, which produces MKKLLIYPAIDARRLTRLESISNELEVVNAQNLDEALTEIKDAHAFFGKITPELLAAAEKLEWVQSPTASLEHYIFPELADHPCQLTNMRGLFYDVIADHVLGFVLCFARNLHRYIRQQSHSVWQPIGGTAGKPDFVTGPGQVSEVDRSHMHLSDCTLGVVGAGSIGSEVCHRAAAFGMRVCAVDPLIREVPGAVDEVWDLDRLKDLLTISDFVVIAAPHTPQTEKLFRTPQFQQMKNSGYLINIGRGAIVDLQDLTIALQKGDIAGAGLDVFEVEPLPADHPLWQMENVIITPHIAAASTRVPERHLETLLENIRCFINGQPFITLANKRLWF